In Streptomyces sp. NBC_00091, the following proteins share a genomic window:
- a CDS encoding sodium-translocating pyrophosphatase: MTGLFTPIAPDRTNDLAAAVLTDDNRLIVFVIAGVALAALVVAQILVRQVLAADEGTDNMKKIAAAVQEGANAYLGRQLRTLGVFAVVVFFLLFLLPADDWTQRAGRSAFFLVGAIFSAATGYIGMRLAVRANVRVAAAAREATPAKGEPAKDLTEVAHKAMKIAFRTGGVVGMFTVGLGLLGASCVVLVYAADAPKVLEGFGLGAALIAMFMRVGGGIFTKAADVGADLVGKVEQGIPEDDPRNAATIADNVGDNVGDCAGMAADLFESYAVTLVAALILGKAAFGDLGLAFPLIVPAIGVITAMIGIFAVAPRRSDRSGMTAINRGFFISAVISLVLVAIAVYVYLPATYKELVGVEDAAIANHAGDPRVLAVVAVAIGIVLAALIQQLTGYFTETNRRPVRDIGKSSLTGPATVILAGISVGLESAVYTALLIGLGVYGAFLLGGTSIMLALFAVALAGTGLLTTVGVIVAMDTFGPVSDNAQGIAEMSGDVEGAGAQVLTDLDAVGNTTKAITKGIAIATAVLAAAALFGSYNDAITGAVKEVGAKAGEMNLSLDIAQPNNLVGLVLGAAVVFLFSGLAINAVSRSAGAVVYEVRRQFREHPGIMDYTEKPEYGRVVDICTKDALRELATPGLLAVLTPIAVGFSLGVGALGSFLAGAIGTGTLMAVFLANSGGAWDNAKKLVEDGHHGGKGSEAHAAVVIGDTVGDPFKDTAGPAINPLLKVMNLVALLIAPAVVQFSYGADTSPTVRAVVAVLAISVIVGAVYVSKRRGIAVGEDGGSGAAERVAQPADPAVVS; this comes from the coding sequence ATGACGGGGCTCTTCACCCCTATCGCGCCTGATCGCACCAATGATCTGGCAGCCGCAGTACTCACCGATGACAACCGCCTGATCGTTTTCGTCATCGCGGGAGTCGCCCTGGCCGCGCTCGTCGTCGCGCAGATCCTGGTCCGCCAGGTCCTCGCCGCCGACGAGGGCACCGACAACATGAAGAAGATCGCAGCGGCCGTGCAGGAAGGCGCCAACGCCTATCTCGGCCGCCAGTTGCGCACCCTCGGCGTCTTCGCCGTCGTGGTCTTCTTCCTGCTCTTCCTGCTCCCCGCCGACGACTGGACGCAGCGGGCCGGACGTTCCGCCTTCTTCCTCGTCGGCGCCATCTTCTCGGCCGCCACCGGCTACATCGGCATGCGCCTCGCGGTCCGCGCCAACGTCCGCGTCGCCGCGGCCGCCCGCGAGGCCACCCCCGCCAAGGGCGAACCCGCCAAGGACCTGACCGAGGTGGCCCACAAGGCCATGAAGATCGCCTTCCGCACCGGCGGTGTGGTCGGCATGTTCACGGTCGGCCTGGGCCTGCTCGGCGCCTCCTGCGTCGTCCTGGTCTACGCCGCCGACGCCCCCAAGGTCCTGGAGGGCTTCGGCCTCGGCGCCGCGCTGATCGCGATGTTCATGCGCGTGGGCGGCGGCATCTTCACCAAGGCCGCCGACGTCGGCGCCGACCTGGTCGGCAAGGTCGAACAGGGCATTCCGGAGGACGATCCGCGCAATGCCGCGACCATCGCCGACAATGTGGGCGACAACGTCGGCGACTGCGCGGGGATGGCGGCCGACCTCTTCGAGTCCTACGCCGTCACGCTCGTGGCCGCGCTCATCCTCGGCAAGGCCGCCTTCGGCGACCTGGGTCTGGCCTTCCCGCTGATCGTGCCCGCCATCGGCGTCATCACCGCCATGATCGGCATCTTCGCGGTCGCCCCGCGCCGCTCCGACCGCAGCGGGATGACCGCGATCAACCGCGGTTTCTTCATCTCCGCCGTGATCTCCCTGGTGCTCGTCGCCATCGCCGTCTACGTGTACCTCCCGGCCACCTACAAGGAGCTGGTCGGCGTCGAGGACGCGGCCATCGCGAACCACGCCGGGGACCCGCGCGTCCTGGCCGTGGTCGCCGTCGCCATCGGCATCGTGCTCGCGGCCCTGATCCAGCAGCTCACCGGCTACTTCACCGAGACCAACCGCCGCCCCGTCCGGGACATCGGAAAGTCCTCGCTGACCGGACCCGCCACCGTGATCCTCGCCGGCATCTCCGTCGGCCTGGAGTCCGCGGTCTACACGGCGCTCCTCATCGGCCTCGGCGTCTACGGGGCCTTCCTGCTCGGCGGCACCTCGATCATGCTCGCGCTCTTCGCGGTGGCCCTGGCCGGCACCGGCCTGCTCACCACCGTCGGCGTCATCGTCGCGATGGACACCTTCGGCCCGGTCTCGGACAACGCCCAGGGCATCGCGGAGATGTCCGGCGACGTCGAGGGCGCGGGCGCCCAGGTCCTCACCGACCTGGACGCGGTCGGCAACACCACCAAGGCCATCACCAAGGGCATCGCCATCGCCACCGCCGTCCTGGCGGCGGCCGCGCTCTTCGGCTCGTACAACGACGCCATCACCGGCGCGGTCAAGGAAGTCGGTGCCAAGGCCGGGGAGATGAACCTCAGCCTCGACATCGCCCAGCCCAACAACCTGGTCGGCCTGGTCCTCGGCGCGGCCGTGGTGTTCCTGTTCTCCGGCCTCGCCATCAACGCCGTCTCCCGCTCCGCGGGCGCCGTCGTCTACGAGGTGCGCCGCCAGTTCCGCGAGCACCCCGGGATCATGGACTACACGGAGAAGCCCGAGTACGGGCGCGTCGTGGACATCTGCACCAAGGACGCGCTGCGCGAGCTCGCCACGCCCGGCCTGCTCGCCGTGCTCACCCCGATCGCGGTGGGCTTCTCCCTCGGCGTCGGCGCGCTCGGCTCCTTCCTCGCGGGCGCCATCGGCACCGGCACCCTGATGGCGGTCTTCCTCGCCAACTCCGGTGGCGCGTGGGACAACGCGAAGAAGCTCGTCGAGGACGGCCACCACGGCGGCAAGGGCAGCGAGGCCCACGCCGCGGTCGTCATCGGCGACACCGTCGGCGACCCGTTCAAGGACACCGCCGGACCGGCCATCAACCCGCTGCTGAAGGTCATGAACCTGGTGGCCCTGCTGATCGCCCCGGCCGTCGTGCAGTTCAGCTACGGCGCGGACACCAGCCCGACCGTACGGGCCGTCGTCGCGGTGCTCGCGATCAGCGTGATCGTCGGCGCGGTCTACGTCTCCAAGCGCCGCGGCATCGCCGTCGGCGAGGACGGCGGGAGCGGGGCCGCCGAGCGCGTGGCCCAGCCGGCCGACCCGGCGGTGGTCTCCTGA